Sequence from the Bacteroidota bacterium genome:
GGCAGCCGATTGAGGAGCGATTAAATAGTGTTGAACTCTTTCTGAAAAATTCTGAACTCGCAGAAGCAGTTTCAAAACAAATTCATCTCATCGGTGACTTGGAAAGATTGATTTCAAAAGTTGCCACCGGAAGAATTTCTCCGAGGGAAGTCGTGCAATTGAAACGCGCTCTTTTTGCTACGGATGAGATAAAGAAAATTATTCAGCAGAATAAAGTTTTACAATCAATCGCTGAACAATTAAATCCTTGCCACACTATCAGCGAAAGAATTGAACGTTCACTTGTTCCCGATCCTCCGCATGCAGTTGGAAAAGGAAAAGTGATTGCCGATGGAATTTCTGCTGAACTGTATGAACTGCGGAAAATAATGTCGTCCGGAAAAAATTATTTATTGGAAATTCAGCAGCGGGAAAGCGAACGAACGAAAATCGGTTCATTAAAAGTTGCATTCAATAATGTATTCGGATATTATCTGGAAGTTACTAATGCGAATAAGAATAAAGTTCCTTCCGATTGGATTCGCAAACAAACACTGAGCAACTGCGAACGTTATATCACCGAGGAATTAAAACAATACGAAGAAAAAATTCTTGGCGCGGAAGAAAAAATCCTTGCTTTAGAAACACAATTGTTTAACGACCTTGTTCTTTCTCTTGTTGATTTTATTCCGCCCATTCAACTGAATGCTTCGCTCATCGCGAGATTGGATTGTCTTCTTTCCTTCGCAAAACTCGCGCAGAAAAATAATTACACGCGCCCGCATAGCAACGATTCAAAAATCATTGATATAAAAGCGGGAAGACATCCGGTGATTGAAACGCAATTGCCGGTGGGTGAAGAATACATTGCCAACGATATTTATCTCGATAACGAACATCAGCAAATAATTATTATCACCGGTCCGAATATGTCCGGCAAATCTGCTTTGCTTCGGCAAACCGCGCTTATCGTAATTCTTGCGCAGATGGGAAGTTTTGTTCCGGCACAACATGCTGACATCGGAATCGTGGATAAAATTTTTACGCGCGTGGGCGCTTCGGATAATCTTTCGCTCGGTGAATCCACCTTCATGGTGGAGATGAATGAAACGGCAAGCATTCTGAATAATCTTTCCGAACGCAGTTTGATTCTGCTTGATGAAATCGGAAGAGGCACGAGCACGTATGATGGAATTTCAATTGCATGGGCGATTGCAGAATTTTTACATCATCATCCAACCCATCCCAAAGTTTTATTCGCCACGCATTACCACGAGTTGAACGAAATGGAAAAGACAATGCCGCGCATAAAAAACTTTCATGTGGCGGTGAAAGAAGTTGGAAACAAAGTTTTATTTCTCCGAAAATTAATTCCCGGAGGAACCGAGCATAGTTTTGGAATTCACGTAGCGAAAATGGCGGGCGTGCCGAAGCGAGTAGTGGAGAGAGCAAATGAGATTTTAGAAAAGTTAGAAGTCAGAAGTGAGAAGTCAGAAGTGAAAACTACAAACGACAAACAACAAACCACAAACGATTTTCAACTTTCTTTTTTTCAACTGAACGACCCGGTGCTGGAACAAATCAAAGATGAAATTCTGAAAACCGATATTAATACGCTAACTCCGGTGGAAGCACTGATGAAACTGAATGAAATAAAAAAATTAATAGGAGGAAAATGAAATCTTCGAAAAGCGAAATTGTACGAACCTGCGAAAAGAAAACAATAATATTTTTTTTGTTTCTGTTCACTTCAATTTTTTTAAATGTAAGTTGTCAAACTAACTCTGATAAAAACATGAGCAACGAAGAAAAAAAACCGGCTGACCCGCAGCATGCAAATAATCCATACTACTCGCATTCCGATACAACTCCCTTAAATGTTTCAAATGCCGAATGGAAAAAAATTCTTTCGCCCGATGTGTATGCGGTGGCGCGCGAAGCAAATACCGAACGCGCCTTCACAGGAAAATACTGGAACTACGAAGGCATCGGCACTTACTATTGCGCAGTATGCGGCAACCCGCTCTTCCGTTCCGATTCAAAGTTTGCGAGCGGATGCGGCTGGCCCAGTTTTTTTGAATCCATCCGCAAGAACAGCACGGTGTATAAAAAAGATTCTTCCTTCGGAATGGAACGCACGGAAGTTTTATGCGGAAGATGCAACTCGCATCTCGGGCATATTTTTGATGATGGTCCTCCGCCAACCCATAACAGGTATTGCATGAACTCCATTGTGCTGGACTTTCTGCCCGATAAAAAATAATTCTTCTAAATAAAATAGTGCGGAAGAAACCTGCTGGTATTATTGGTGACAAGCGATGATGCTTCCCTGATGCCGATTCCTGCGGGCTTTCCTCCGATTACCCACGAGCCAATCACCGGAAAGTTACCGTCATGTTCGGGAAGTTTGCAGAGTTGCTGGTAAATAAATCCTTCTTCTCCGTAATCGCCAGCCGTTTCTTCGAGAAGATTTCCGTTCTCCACAATCTTTATGTTCGCTCCTTCGCGCGAGAGCAGGGGTTTGATGACAAAGTTTTTCATGGAGTGCGGCTCATCGAAATAACATTCGAGAAGATTGGGATGACGGGGAAATAATTTCCAGAGAAGCGCAAGAATGGCTTTGTTGCTCAGCAGCATTTTCCACATCGGCTCAAGCCAAACGGTGTCGCTTTCGTGCAAGTGAATTCCAAAGTCCTCGTTCACCAGCCATTCCCACGGATAAAGTTTGAAAAGGTTGTAAATCCTATTCTCGAATGTATCGGTAAAATAATTTCCGTTCCAGCCGATTTCAGGCAGGGAAATAAATTCCGTTTCTATTCCCGCTTCGCTGGCGCAATCTTGCAGGTAACTGGCGGTAACATAATCTTCGGGAAATTCATCGAGGCAGGAAAAGTAGAGCGGCTGCGCATGAAATTTTTTCTTCAGCCGCTTCCATTGCGCAATCAGTTTTTCGTGAATGCTGTTGAACTGGTCTTTTTGCGGATGCAATTCCTTTTGCCACTGCCATTGCACAATGCTTGCTTCAAAGAGAGAAGTAGGCGTGTCGGCATTGAACTCTAAAAGTTTTGGCGGCTCGCGCAGGTTTCCGTTCCACCATAAATCAAACCGCCCGTAGATGGAAGGAAAATTTTCTTCCCAGCTTTTTTTCACCAGGTAAATATATTCTTCGGGAATGTGGAAGTGTTCAAATAAGTTTTCATCAAGAATCTTCCGTACCGCTTTCAGGCAAAGAGAATAAATTTCTTTTGAGGATGCTTCCAGAAAAATTATTTGCTCCGCAGTAAATTTATAGCAAGCCGATTCATCCCAGTAAGGAATTCCGTTCAGCGTATGAAAACTGAAGCCGAGTTCTTCCACTTGCTGCTGCCAGTGTGGACGCGGAATCAGTTTTTCACGAATCATGAGGCGGAAGAAAAAGAATGCCCTCTTCCGGTGGAGCCGAAGCCACCGCGCGCGGAAAACGGCTTGCTGTGCGGAGTGTCCATGCGCTTGCGGTGCAAAGCGAATTCCCTGCGGTGGCCGTAATACATGTTGTTCCAATGATGACCATAATACGGACCATCGTAATAATACGGTGAGTGCCAGCAATGCCACCACCAGCCGTGATAGCAGCCAAAAGGAGAGCAGCAGGAATAGTACGGAGAATAATTCCAGTGGTAAAAAATGTGGTACTGCGCGCGGTAAGGAGGCGAGTAGGGATAGGCGCTGTCCTGCGCAAGAGAATCATTTTCGTTGCGGAGATGATAGGTTCTGCCGGTGTTATACAAATCGTCATCATACTCATAATAGCCAATGCTGTTTGTGCTTGTGCAGCCGCTGAGCAGAAGAAGAGGGAAGAGAAGAACGAATGAAGTGTAAATTTTTTTCATTCCAAGTTGTGTTTGACAAATACATCTGTATGCAGCAAACACTATGCCATAAAAGAAAGCAGAAGATAGAAGGTTGGAATAATAATGGAATGTTGGGGGAAACCCATTCTTCCATTCTTCTTGGTTTTCGCCTCTTTTTTTAAAACGCTCCTTCCGCGTATGCTTTTTCTCCGTGAAGCGATTCATCCAGCCCGGCATCTTCATGGGATTCCGATACTCTCACTTTTGTAAGAAGATTGATTGCGCCCAGCATTAAGTAGGTGAGCACAAAGGCATACACGGCACAGCCGAATACCGCAATCAACTGGTGAGTGAAGAATTCTGTTCCGCCATGCAGCAAACCGTCTGCTCCGGTAGCATTTATAAACTTTGAGCCGAACACTCCCAGTAAAATAATTCCTGTCATGCCGCCCATTCCATGAACGCCCCAAACATCGAGCGCATCGTCCCAGTTCATTTTATTTTTCAGCATCACTGCCATATAGCAAACTAAACTTGCTGCAACTCCGATGGCGCAGGCGGCAGTGAGCGAAACATATCCTGCGGCAGGAGTGATGGTTGCCAATCCTGCAACGGCACCTGTCATGAAGCCGACCATCTTTGGTTTTTTCACCATGAACCATTCAATCATCATCCACGTTACTGCCGCAAATGCTGCTGCAAAGTGAGTGTTCATGAATGCTTGTCCTGTAATTGCATTTACATCGAGCGCGCTTCCTGCATTGAATCCGTACCAGCCAAACCAAAGTAACCCTGTTCCGATTGCAATGAGGGGAATATTATGATTAGCGGAATGTTTATCTCTGCGGTGCTTGATGTAAAACACCGAAGCAAGCGCGGCAAAACCGGCACTCACATGCACCACAATTCCTCCTGCGAAATCAAGTACGCCCCATTTTGCGAGCAGCCCTCCGCCCCAAATCATGTGCGCGAAGGGATAATACACGAGCAGTTGCCATAGAATCAGAAACACGAGGTAACTTCTGAATGTTTTTCTGTTTGCGAATGCGCCTGTGATAAGCGCGGGCGTGATGATGGCAAACATTAATTGATACGCGATGAAAACAAACTCGGGCATTTTCGGATTCCCCGGAAAAGGAGAATTCAAATTCACGTTATGCATAAACGCTTTGTCGAGGTTTCCGATGATTCCTCCGAGCGCATCTCCGCTGAAGCAGAGCGAATAGCCGCAGATGAACCACATCACTGTGGTGATTCCGAGCGAAACAAAACTCTGGTACATGATGCCCACTACATTTTTTTTGCCGGCAAGCCCTCCGTAAAAGAAAGCGAGACCGGGTGTCATGAGCATGACGAGCGCTGCGGCTACGAGCATGAAAGCGGTGGTTCCTGTGTCAAACATGTGATTTAGATTTTAGTTATTGGTTAATGAGTTATTAAGTTAATCAGTTAGTGCGGGTTTTTTTTCGTTTTGTTTTGCTTTTTTAAGATAAGAAATGTATCCGTTTAGTATTTTATTGCAAAGAAGAATTTTTGTTTTAAAACTACTTAACATGGTTTCATCCATGTAGTTTTCATCGCGTGCACAAATTAAATGATCCAGCACCTCCATTAAAGAACCTCGTGATTGGCGGCAGAATTGAATATTTTCCTGATAGTGGAATCTTCCGAACCCTTCAGCAATGTTTGCTGTAACTGACCTTGATGCTCTTTTTAATTGGGAGCATAAACTATATTTTTCTTCAGCAGGCAATGATTTTGTGAATTGAGAAATATCCTTTCTTAAATCTCTTGCTGTTTTCCAAACTTCTAATTCTTCAAATGTCTGCATTGCCTATTAGCTTATTTTTTGAATAACTTATTAACTTAAACTAAAACGAAACTCCAACGTTGAGCATTACTTCTGTGCGGCTGTCTTCTCCTTCTCCTTTCCAATGAAAAATCTCCTGCGCTGCATCGGTTTCAATTTGTCGTCCTTCCAGGCGAATATAGGAATTATCTGTGGGTTTGTATTCCACGCCTGCCGTTATTCCCCAAAGTTTATAGCCTGTGAGATTGCCGTTTATATCTTTGAATGCGCCAGACACTATTCCATTCGGGTCATTAAATATTTCCTGCCGCGTGTAAATGCGAAATTTATTTGCAGGCAGATAACTTAAAACGCTTACCGCGCTCCACATGGTTGCCGGTTTTGTGTTATCGGCAAGATAAGAATGTTGTTGCCAGCAAACATCTCCGCCAACCGTGTATTTAAATTTCTTGCCTTTAAAATTCAGAAACACATTATGCGCTTGCCGAAAATAGGATAATGAGACGCTATCGGGCGAATCATCTCCGTAATATCCGCTATAACCAATATTAAATTTATCGCTGAAAACATACGTGATGAGAAGCCCTGCAGATTTTTGTTTGTTGTTGTCTTCATAAATTCCATAGCCGTTCAGCGCATAAAGAAAGATGGAAAGTTTTTCATCCGGATTATAGTTCAAACGAAAGCCCGCTTCGTAATACGGTTCGAAATAAGTTCCCACGGTAACCGAACTCGTGTAATTCTCTCTGGGGAAAAGCGCTTCGGTGCCGAAGTGCGTACGGAAAAATCCTCCATCAAGCCAGAGTTTTTTGTGCAAACGGATTCCTGCATTCGCTTCCTGGATGAAATTATATTTTGCCGACCAGGCGCTGAGCGGAATATCTCCGAAATGAACGGTGGCGACACCGCGCACTTTCTCTGCAGAATATTTTGCGGTGAGCATGGCAACATTCAATCCGAAATGATTGCTGCGCGGAGAAACGGATGGGAACTTTTGAAAATTTCCTGTCCCCACGGAATCAGTATAGAACGCATAATACGCATCCACATATCCGCTGATTTCTATTTTAGAAGAATCTTTTTGCTGTGAAAAGATTTTTGCTTCTGCTAAAAGCGCCAGCAGGAGCAGGACGAATACATTTTTTTTACCGGGCATTAACAGGTATTTGTTAAGCAAACATAGAGAGATTATTTATTTTGGCAAAAAAAGATAGCCACACGGGCGTGTGAATAAAATTATAAAAACCTTTCCCGCACCTCTTTCATTGGAATCATGCACTCGTTTTTTTTCCCCCACCACTTGTAGCGGTTGCGGGCGATTATATCATACGCAAAATCGCGGATGAATTTTGGAACGATAATTAAAAGATAAACACTGAAATAAATTCCGCCCACATGTTTCATCACTCTCAGCAGGGAGGATTTAGTATAAACCTTTCCGTTATCAATGAGCGCGGCAGAGTCGGTTTCAGCAGGAATATTGTGTTGCTGCATTATTTTTTTCCCCGCTTCTGATTGCAGCGCGGCAAAGCGGAACTTCTTTTTCTTGTCATGCCTGATGACGAAATTCACCCACGCGTTGCAGTAATTGCAAACGCCATCGAAAAGAAGAACGGGGGAGTTCATCGTATAAAGATAAGATTAGAATAAAGAGTACGGTTTAACTAAAACTACTTCCCGAAACTTGGCGTAGGTCCCGACAGTACAGAATGAGAGAACGGACCGGGAGAAATAAAGCGGAGAGAAAGCTCCAAGCCGCCTTTGCCGGAACTTGCCGCAGTGAGCGGAGATGTATTAACATCATAACTGATGCCGATGGCATACTGCGCAACCTCTATCAGGGATGAGATAATAACGGCATCCTGCATCCTGTAATATCCCCCGAATGAAACGGCAGAACCTTTGACAAACCCTGTGTATTTTGAATCTTCCTTTAACCTGAACCTCGCCATGGAGCCGAGGATGAATTCCTGCTGTGCGCCCTGCTTCGCAAACATATAAGAAGGAACGATGGACGTGTTCGAATTTTTAATTCCGTACGACATGCCCCCGTGAAATACGATGCGCGGACTGAGGCGAATGTCATTGCCATAGAAAGATATGTTCGGAGCCGATACATGGAATGCCGATATGCCCATGTTTGCTTTCACTTCATCATTCGCAGTGGAATACATTTCTCCTTTTCCGTATGTCCACAAAAGACCAGCGGCAAAATCTCCATAGGAAATATTAGTGGAAGAAAAATTTTCGCCCGAGGGAAGCGAAGGGTCGAATGCAGTTCCAATGAACTGGTTGTCCCAGTGAAGCCCTTCGGTGCTGACGTGGCGCTGTGCAAAGCCCGCCTCCAATCCTGCAGAAAAGAAATTCTTTTGATTTAATTTAATGACGCTGGAAAGAGAAAGGTTCAACTGGTTGGTTCCCATTTTTGAATCTCCCGCCTTGTCGTTGAAATCGGAGATGCCTGCTCCTATGTATCCTTTTTTCCATTTTCGTTTCATGAATGCCATTTCATAGGAGAAAGCAGCGGTGCGGAAGGGAGTGGTAACGCTTTTCCACTGGTCTTTGTAATTCAGCGTGCCGCGCATATCACATCCCACAGACGCAAGGGCGGGATTCAGCGTGAGAGGGGAGAGGTTGAACTGTGAGAAATGAACATCCTGAGCAAAAGCGCAGGTGAGCAGGTGAGAGAATGAGAAAGTGAGCAACCAGAGACGTGCGTCTGCACACTTTCTCACTTTCCAGTTTTCCTGTTTTCGTATTGTTCGCACCATTTCGTTTTGCGAAGATATCTTCATGTGTGTATTCTGTTACCTAAATAAAGTAATATTTCCTTTCATGTTATATTCTTTGTCTCCCGAAGAGCAAACCGCTTTCAGATAATAGACAAAAACTCCCGGGTCAAGTGTTCTGCCTTTATATTTTCCATCCCATCCATTTGCCGGTTTATCCGTTTCAAAGACCTTTTCTCCCCAGCGGTCGTAAACGGCAAAGAACAAACTCTGGAGGTCGGCTGCATGAACATAAAGCACATCGTTCATTCCGTCATCATTCGGAGAGAACGCATCTGCAACGGAAGGTTCAAAGCAGCTTACAGAAGGCGGTTCAACAAACACTGTTACCAGCGCCACAGAAGTGCAGCCGTTAGCATCAGTAACTGTGACAAAATAAGTTGTGGTAAGATTTGGTGCAGCAATAGGATCAGGACAGTTTATGCAGCTTAGCCCCGTTGAAGGATTCCATGAATACGTTCCGCCTCCCGAAGCGTTGAGAGTGGTGTTGGAGCCAATCGTAATTGTTATATCTGTTCCGGCATTTGCAGTTGGACCGGGTGCAACCGTAATCGAATGAATAATGGTATCAGAGGATAGGGTGTTCGATGCAATTAATGTGACCGTATAATTTCCCGCAGAAGAGTAACAAATGTTCAACGGATTCTGCGCAGTTGAAGCGGCTGGGCTTGCTCCCGGGAAAGACCATTGCCAGTTAGTAGGCGTGCCGGAAGAATTATCTGTGAAACTGATGCATTGGTTTTTGCAAAGCAGCGTATCGCTCGCCTGGAATGCCGCAATTATTTTCGCTGTAACATAAACGGTAACTGAATCGGTGTTAGTGCAGCCATTGCTATCAGTCACAGTCACGGAATAAGTTGTAGTGATGGTTGGATTGGCAACCGGGTTGGGGCAGGTGGTGCAGCTTAATCCTGCCGAAGGGCTCCATGCATACGTTCCTCCGCCCGTGGCGTTCAATGTAGTGTTAGAGCCAATTGTAATTGTTACGTTTGTTCCGGCATTTGCTGTTGGTCCGGACAGAACGGTGATTGTATGCGTGACGGTATCTGTAGTCGTCCCGTCAGAAACAATAAGCGTGGCAGTATATGTTCCTGCGCTGGAATAACAAATGTTAGTTGGATCCTGCGCTGTTGAGGAAGTTGTATTTGCTCCCGGAAAAGACCATTGCCAACTGGTGGGCGGACCTCCTGTGGATTGGTCGGTGAAACTGATGCAATCGTTTTTGCAAAGCACCGTATCGCTGATGGAAAAAATTCCAACTAATGCTGCGCACGCGGGAATAGAAGGAAAGCCCGGGTAAAAATAACTGGCAATAAAATTCGGCAAACCCAGCATGCAGTAATAGCCGTTAGCGTTCGGGTCAACATTGAACCCCTGCACCACATAATTGCATCCCGCTCCCAATGTATTTGGAGAATTGATTACACCAATCCACGGAGTCACTTCCGTGGCACAATAAATTTTTCCATCCGAAGCAAGTTGAAGAGCATAAATATAATTCGGGTCGAACGAAGTTCCCAAAACAGTTTGAGAAGCCGCAACATTACTCGCAGTTAAATCAAACTGCGAAACCCATCCGGCATTTCCTATCTCATAATAACTGACATATAATTTTGAATTGTCGGGTGAGAACTCCACGCCATACACATGATTAATCCCGAATGACAAACTCACAGGGTTGGAAACAACTCCCGTCTTGTTATCGAAATCAAAAACATCTACCGTGTCTTTGTAGCCAATCGCGCATGCAACACGGCTTCCGTCATTGCTGAATTTCATGTACCCGATGGAATTGTTTGTGCTGCTTCCGTTGTGCAATGTGCCCACGCTGCTTATTACAGGAAGGTTAATTCCTGAACTTGTAACAAGGTAAGCGTAAAACTTATTATTATTCCATTCGTGCACCATCACCCAGATGTCGGTGCCGTTGCAATGATAAACTGCCGCCTGTTTTTCAGTTACATTATTTTGAATCAAAGTATTTTTTGTCGTGACATCTCCTTTGCCTGCGTTCTGTGTCATATCAACGATTGAATATTCAAATCCTTTTGGACCGACAACATAATCCACAGTAAAAATATAATAGAGCGTAGCGCTTCCCGGCACAGGTACTACCAATGCGGACTCAGTGGAAGAAATATCACCGTCAAGATTATTTCCATTGGGCATCTGCGTATTTGTTTTATCCCAAACGCTCACTCCATCCGTATAGAAAAGTAAATTGCCGCTCGCATCAGAAGCAGAAGAACATCCTTCATTTGTATTCAGCGCGCTTCCGGTTAAAGCCACTGGTGCACCGCTGTTAAAATCAATTCCCGCCAGCGTGCCGAAATGCCATTGGTTAGTTTGTTTTTGTGAAAAGCAATGAGCAGAAATAAGAGCGATGAAAAATAAAAATAAATTTCTGCTGTGAATCATATAAATTAGGAAGAGGTAAAACTACTCAAATAAAAATTCAGAGTTTGATAAATTTAATTTGCTTTTTAAAAGAAGAAGAATTCAGGTTGAACAAATACACTCCCTGCGGAAGAGCGCCTACATCAAAAACCCAATATCCTTCTCCTTTAATAATATGAACTGCCCGGGCTACCACACGCTGCGCGAATAAATTGAATATTTCCACCTGCATATCTTTTTCCTCATCGCTGTAAAAATTCAGGAACAACTCATTTTCTGCAGGGTTGGGCGAAATAAAAATATCAGGCGGATGCAAATTATCGGAAATGGAAATAACAGATGAATACGTGAAGTCGCCATTGAAATCGGTTTGTTTCAACCGGTAATAAGTAATTGACGGATACGGCTTGGCATCAGTTGCCGAGTAATGTAAAAAGGCGCTGCTGTTGCCTGCTCCTTTTATTCTGGTAAGTTCTGTAAATGAAATTCCATCGGCAGAGCGTTCGAGTGTGAAGAAGTCATTGCCGATTTCCGATGCGGTTATCCAGTCAAGAATATTTCCTGTTTCTGATTTTTTTCCGGTGAAGGAAAGCATTTCGATCGGAAGTGCTGAAATCGTCTGTGTGCCACCTACGAGATTTGTTCCATACGTATTTGTTCCGGTAATGGTTGTATTGGCTTGAGTGATTTGGTTACAGATGATAGTATGACCGTTAACAGCTCCTGCAGCAATATCTACAGTTATATAAAAGGCATGGGATGAACCCGTAGCTATACTAATACCCAATGCGCTGAAGGTATGAGAACCGGGTCCCAGAGTTGTAGTTATGGTGGAGCCGCGCTGAACCTGAGATCCTGAAGGGAAAACATCGAAGTTACACTCCCAGAATTTAAAGTTGACGATGTCAGTGGCAACATAAGAACCTGATGTTGAAAATGTGACTGCCGAAAAACTTGGACTTCCTGAGGTTACATTAAAACCCAAACCATATATAGGAACCTGTGTAGTTCCTGAACTAACAGTTGCCGCACTTATTTGCGTGCCGGTGCCGCCACCAACATTATCATGCGTGCTTTGCGTTTCAGTTTGAGAAAAAATAAAATCGGGGAAAAGAAAACTTCCGAAGACAAATGCAAATAAATAAGAAGTAGAAACTTTTTTCATCGGCAAAGTGATTAGCGGTATATATTTTTCACTTACCTAACCTCTTTTTTACGGACTTGCTCCGGAAAGGTTTCAACTAAAACTATTTTTTTCTTTTGATAATCATTTGCTTCCGGGGTAAATTGTTAAAACTCTCTCAGCAGGTAGGACTTAGTATAAACCTTTCCGTTATCAATGAGCGCGGCAGAGTCGGTTTCAGCAGGAATGTTATACTGCTGCATTATTTTTTTTCCCGCTTGTGATTGCAGCGCGGCAAAGCGGAACTTCTTTTCCGTATCATGCCTGATAATGAAATTCACCCACGCGTTGCAGTAGTTGCAAACGCCATCGAAAAGGAGAACGGGGGAGTTCATGCAGGCAGAATCATTCTTTCATCCGACCGAACGGAAAATTCACCCGGCAGAATCACTCTTTCATCCGACCGAACGGAAAATTCATCCGACCGAACCACTCTTTCATCCGGACGAACGGAAAATTCACCCGACCGAACAACTCTTTCATCCGACCGAACGGAAAATTCATCCGACCGAACAACTCTTTCATCCGACCGAACAACTCTTTCATCCGGACGAACGGAAAATTCACCCGACCGAACAACTCTTTCATCCGTCTTAATCACTCTTTCAATTTTTGCACTTTCCGCGACTTTTTGGCAGGGTTTGGCAGGGAAAGAATATTTTGTAAAAGAAAAAGAGGTGAACGGAGGAGCAGGTCAACCGTTCCGGAAAGCAGAAATTGAGCAGTTTTTAATGCCTCACCGCAATGGAGTAGGGGTCTCTTGCGATTTCTCTCTTTTGCGGAAGCAACTCAAGTGTGTGCAGATCTATAAAACTGACAAATCCAATTTTTCCTCCGCAAGTTGTTGTATGATGGGGCAAAGGTCCTGATAAATTTCTATTTGCAACATATACCAAACCAGTTCCATCATCAACTCCGATTCCATGCGGATCAGATATGTTGACTCCTTTAATATTTTTTATAAAGGAGAGGGTTTGATAATTAATTACAGTTACACTGCCATTGTAAGGATATTGAGTAGTAGGCGCATCTTTCATGCAAGTGACAAAAAGGTAAGGAGTAGAAGAATGGGTTGATAAGCTCATCTCAACAGGATAATCGCCCGTTGGAATAGTTGCTATCTGCACATCATCGCTTCTTCGCAAAACACGCACGCTCTTTGCACTGTCGCACGACACAAAATAGAGCGTGCTGTCTGGCGACCATATAATATCGTGCGGTTGAATAGGTTTTGGACCCACCGTAAATGGAGGATTGGGCTGGTCAATAGAAATATTGATTTCGCTTCCCGGATCGTTAATCGGTACTTTATAAATATAATTCGACTGGCTTGCCCCTATATAAAGAGTATCGCCCTTAGAATTTATTGCTGTGCCGTGCGGAGTGTCAAATATTCCCGACCATGAACCAAGCGGAGCCATGTTGGATAAATTCACCGGTGTTACTCTGCCATTGGCACTCCAATCCGTTACATAAGCATATTTGGAATCATTGGAAATAGCAAATGTGTTCCAAAGACCACTCGTAATAAATGCTTCTCCGACTTTAGAATCATCTGATGTTCTGAATTTCTGCAATACACCTCCTGCAGCAAAGCAAACATACCAGTATTTATTATCAGGTGAAAGTTTAAGCATGTGCGGTGCGGCATCAACAGCAGAACCTACCGGAATATACCGCATCTGCAAAAGCGTGGCGGCATCAAACACCGTTACCACATCGCAGCCCTGGTTGGTAACATAAAACTTTTTGCGGCTGGGATTATCGCTCCACATGATTTTTCCTTTGGCATCGGGCGCGCCTGCGTCAATCCACTGCATA
This genomic interval carries:
- a CDS encoding outer membrane beta-barrel protein — protein: MPGKKNVFVLLLLALLAEAKIFSQQKDSSKIEISGYVDAYYAFYTDSVGTGNFQKFPSVSPRSNHFGLNVAMLTAKYSAEKVRGVATVHFGDIPLSAWSAKYNFIQEANAGIRLHKKLWLDGGFFRTHFGTEALFPRENYTSSVTVGTYFEPYYEAGFRLNYNPDEKLSIFLYALNGYGIYEDNNKQKSAGLLITYVFSDKFNIGYSGYYGDDSPDSVSLSYFRQAHNVFLNFKGKKFKYTVGGDVCWQQHSYLADNTKPATMWSAVSVLSYLPANKFRIYTRQEIFNDPNGIVSGAFKDINGNLTGYKLWGITAGVEYKPTDNSYIRLEGRQIETDAAQEIFHWKGEGEDSRTEVMLNVGVSF
- a CDS encoding thiol-disulfide oxidoreductase DCC family protein, with product MNSPVLLFDGVCNYCNAWVNFVIRHDKKKKFRFAALQSEAGKKIMQQHNIPAETDSAALIDNGKVYTKSSLLRVMKHVGGIYFSVYLLIIVPKFIRDFAYDIIARNRYKWWGKKNECMIPMKEVRERFL
- a CDS encoding PorP/SprF family type IX secretion system membrane protein, which codes for MRKCADARLWLLTFSFSHLLTCAFAQDVHFSQFNLSPLTLNPALASVGCDMRGTLNYKDQWKSVTTPFRTAAFSYEMAFMKRKWKKGYIGAGISDFNDKAGDSKMGTNQLNLSLSSVIKLNQKNFFSAGLEAGFAQRHVSTEGLHWDNQFIGTAFDPSLPSGENFSSTNISYGDFAAGLLWTYGKGEMYSTANDEVKANMGISAFHVSAPNISFYGNDIRLSPRIVFHGGMSYGIKNSNTSIVPSYMFAKQGAQQEFILGSMARFRLKEDSKYTGFVKGSAVSFGGYYRMQDAVIISSLIEVAQYAIGISYDVNTSPLTAASSGKGGLELSLRFISPGPFSHSVLSGPTPSFGK
- a CDS encoding gliding motility-associated C-terminal domain-containing protein translates to MIHSRNLFLFFIALISAHCFSQKQTNQWHFGTLAGIDFNSGAPVALTGSALNTNEGCSSASDASGNLLFYTDGVSVWDKTNTQMPNGNNLDGDISSTESALVVPVPGSATLYYIFTVDYVVGPKGFEYSIVDMTQNAGKGDVTTKNTLIQNNVTEKQAAVYHCNGTDIWVMVHEWNNNKFYAYLVTSSGINLPVISSVGTLHNGSSTNNSIGYMKFSNDGSRVACAIGYKDTVDVFDFDNKTGVVSNPVSLSFGINHVYGVEFSPDNSKLYVSYYEIGNAGWVSQFDLTASNVAASQTVLGTSFDPNYIYALQLASDGKIYCATEVTPWIGVINSPNTLGAGCNYVVQGFNVDPNANGYYCMLGLPNFIASYFYPGFPSIPACAALVGIFSISDTVLCKNDCISFTDQSTGGPPTSWQWSFPGANTTSSTAQDPTNICYSSAGTYTATLIVSDGTTTDTVTHTITVLSGPTANAGTNVTITIGSNTTLNATGGGTYAWSPSAGLSCTTCPNPVANPTITTTYSVTVTDSNGCTNTDSVTVYVTAKIIAAFQASDTLLCKNQCISFTDNSSGTPTNWQWSFPGASPAASTAQNPLNICYSSAGNYTVTLIASNTLSSDTIIHSITVAPGPTANAGTDITITIGSNTTLNASGGGTYSWNPSTGLSCINCPDPIAAPNLTTTYFVTVTDANGCTSVALVTVFVEPPSVSCFEPSVADAFSPNDDGMNDVLYVHAADLQSLFFAVYDRWGEKVFETDKPANGWDGKYKGRTLDPGVFVYYLKAVCSSGDKEYNMKGNITLFR
- a CDS encoding T9SS type A sorting domain-containing protein gives rise to the protein MKKVSTSYLFAFVFGSFLFPDFIFSQTETQSTHDNVGGGTGTQISAATVSSGTTQVPIYGLGFNVTSGSPSFSAVTFSTSGSYVATDIVNFKFWECNFDVFPSGSQVQRGSTITTTLGPGSHTFSALGISIATGSSHAFYITVDIAAGAVNGHTIICNQITQANTTITGTNTYGTNLVGGTQTISALPIEMLSFTGKKSETGNILDWITASEIGNDFFTLERSADGISFTELTRIKGAGNSSAFLHYSATDAKPYPSITYYRLKQTDFNGDFTYSSVISISDNLHPPDIFISPNPAENELFLNFYSDEEKDMQVEIFNLFAQRVVARAVHIIKGEGYWVFDVGALPQGVYLFNLNSSSFKKQIKFIKL